A window of the Streptomyces sp. NBC_01351 genome harbors these coding sequences:
- a CDS encoding DivIVA domain-containing protein, translating to MDVQKKLDEIVAAVGGARSMPMSASCVINRAELLDRLEEVRQALPGSLAQAQELIGGREQMVEEARREAERIIESAHNQRGSLISDTEIARRSQAEADRILDEARREAEEIRAEADDYVDSKLANFEVVLTKTIGSVDRGREKLLGRGPGLDEHGYADAEAPERSHDPETQRQQADAYVDTKLATFEAVLSKTLEAVGRGRQKLLGRVPTDDLGAHMAAQEAAGGRSSRSESDADFLAGLAEPEAPVAVPIPAQAEPVYDTYGYQPVPQQQDAYAYQDPYGYQQQPDPYPGASTGSTGAAYAAHYVAQQPDPYAAYQQQPEPQQASLDETSFFDTSMINLDQLRQYEQGR from the coding sequence ATGGACGTGCAGAAGAAGCTCGACGAGATCGTCGCGGCCGTCGGCGGCGCCCGGTCCATGCCCATGTCGGCCTCCTGCGTGATCAACCGCGCCGAGCTGCTCGACCGGCTCGAAGAGGTACGCCAGGCGCTCCCCGGCTCGCTCGCGCAGGCGCAGGAGCTCATCGGCGGCCGCGAGCAGATGGTCGAGGAGGCCCGCCGGGAGGCGGAGCGGATCATCGAGTCCGCCCACAACCAGCGCGGCTCGCTGATCTCCGACACCGAGATCGCGCGCCGCTCCCAGGCCGAGGCGGACCGGATCCTGGACGAGGCCCGCCGGGAGGCCGAGGAGATCCGGGCCGAGGCCGACGACTACGTCGACAGCAAGCTCGCGAACTTCGAGGTCGTGCTGACCAAGACCATCGGCTCGGTGGACCGGGGCAGGGAGAAGCTGCTGGGCCGCGGCCCGGGGCTGGACGAGCACGGCTACGCCGACGCCGAGGCGCCCGAGCGCAGCCACGACCCCGAGACGCAGCGGCAGCAGGCGGACGCGTACGTGGACACCAAGCTGGCGACCTTCGAGGCGGTGCTCTCCAAGACCCTGGAGGCCGTGGGGCGCGGCCGGCAGAAGCTGCTGGGCCGGGTGCCCACGGACGACCTCGGCGCGCACATGGCCGCCCAGGAGGCCGCCGGGGGCCGGTCCTCCCGCTCGGAGAGCGACGCGGACTTCCTGGCCGGCCTGGCCGAGCCGGAGGCCCCGGTGGCCGTGCCGATCCCGGCGCAGGCGGAGCCGGTGTACGACACGTACGGCTACCAGCCGGTGCCGCAGCAGCAGGACGCCTATGCGTACCAGGACCCGTACGGCTACCAGCAGCAGCCGGACCCGTACCCCGGTGCAAGCACCGGCTCCACCGGAGCGGCTTACGCCGCGCACTATGTCGCGCAGCAGCCGGACCCCTACGCGGCGTACCAGCAGCAGCCCGAGCCCCAGCAGGCCTCGCTCGACGAGACCAGCTTCTTCGACACGAGCATGATCAATCTGGACCAGCTGCGCCAGTACGAGCAGGGGCGCTGA
- the rpmF gene encoding 50S ribosomal protein L32, translated as MAVPKRKMSRSNTRHRRSQWKAAVPTLVSCERCQEPKLQHIACPSCGTYNKRQVLEV; from the coding sequence GTGGCTGTTCCGAAGCGGAAGATGTCGCGCAGCAACACGCGCCACCGCCGGTCGCAGTGGAAGGCTGCGGTCCCCACCCTGGTTTCGTGCGAGCGTTGCCAGGAGCCGAAGCTCCAGCACATTGCGTGCCCGAGCTGCGGCACCTACAACAAGCGCCAGGTCCTCGAGGTCTGA
- a CDS encoding YceD family protein, which translates to MLPLSGGNFDLQRSVKAGTALNTRLDHRNPLVFDTHELGRRPGAMQRLSREIATPADFGLVGVIGVPEGAPLKLSIRLESVMEGVLVTGTARASAVGECVRCLESVERELKADFQEMFSYPDADDRSRSKAEPADDAEDDEDTLYLEDGLFDLEPVLRDVVVLALPMQPVCREDCLGLCPDCGLSLNDDPDHHHDAVDIRWAALQGLVVTDQDDEKDNMSGTASDGVQGAAEKQEK; encoded by the coding sequence ATGCTGCCCTTGAGTGGCGGAAATTTTGATCTTCAGCGATCCGTGAAAGCAGGAACAGCCCTGAACACCCGCCTCGACCACCGCAACCCCCTCGTGTTCGACACGCACGAGTTGGGCCGGCGTCCTGGTGCCATGCAGCGGCTGTCCCGTGAGATCGCGACACCGGCGGACTTCGGTCTCGTCGGCGTCATCGGAGTGCCGGAAGGTGCCCCGCTGAAGCTCAGCATCCGCCTCGAGTCGGTCATGGAAGGTGTGCTTGTCACAGGCACCGCCCGTGCATCGGCCGTAGGGGAGTGCGTAAGGTGTCTGGAGTCCGTCGAGCGCGAGCTCAAGGCGGACTTCCAGGAGATGTTCTCGTACCCTGACGCCGACGACCGGAGCCGCTCGAAGGCGGAGCCGGCCGACGACGCCGAGGACGACGAGGACACGCTCTACCTCGAGGACGGCTTGTTCGACCTCGAACCCGTGCTGCGGGATGTGGTGGTGCTCGCACTGCCCATGCAGCCGGTGTGCCGGGAGGACTGTCTCGGACTGTGCCCCGATTGCGGGCTCAGCCTGAACGACGACCCGGACCACCACCATGACGCCGTCGACATCCGTTGGGCGGCATTGCAGGGACTCGTCGTGACCGATCAGGACGACGAGAAGGACAACATGAGCGGCACTGCCTCTGACGGAGTTCAGGGCGCCGCCGAGAAGCAGGAGAAGTAG